A genomic segment from uncultured Alistipes sp. encodes:
- a CDS encoding regulatory protein RecX: protein MQPTEVTKKREKRTKTPEQALASLMRLCARAEKSESDARRLMRGWGLSEKDAEGVLARLVRERFIDDARYAEAFVREKLRLSGWGEYKIRTALQRKAIRREVIDAALAQADRQGMGERLAQQLARKARTVKYATPYELKTKLIRYGLSLGYDYEAVLDTASSLVKDTDSCDEF, encoded by the coding sequence ATGCAGCCGACGGAAGTAACGAAAAAACGCGAAAAACGCACCAAAACGCCCGAACAGGCCCTTGCGTCGCTGATGCGGCTGTGCGCCCGGGCCGAAAAGTCGGAGAGCGACGCCCGGCGTCTGATGCGTGGCTGGGGGCTCTCGGAAAAAGACGCCGAGGGGGTGCTGGCACGGCTCGTGCGCGAGCGGTTCATCGACGATGCCCGCTATGCCGAGGCTTTCGTGCGCGAAAAGCTGCGGCTGAGCGGATGGGGCGAGTACAAGATCCGCACGGCACTCCAGCGCAAGGCAATCCGCCGCGAGGTGATCGATGCGGCACTGGCGCAGGCCGACCGGCAGGGAATGGGCGAACGCCTCGCACAACAGCTTGCCCGCAAGGCCCGGACGGTGAAATACGCCACGCCCTACGAACTGAAAACCAAACTCATCCGATACGGGCTTTCGCTCGGATACGACTACGAGGCGGTACTGGATACGGCCTCGTCCCTCGTCAAAGATACGGACTCATGCGACGAATTCTGA
- the aroA gene encoding 3-phosphoshikimate 1-carboxyvinyltransferase produces MDKTVPPGRVKGTLTPPCSKSYAQRALAAALLSEEPTVLRNLEFCDDTRSALRCIETLGARVEQVDPTSLSIKGGLNPRGNRLDVGESGLSTRLFTPVASLCPTPIAIEGRGSLLKRPMTMMLDPLRQLGVTVRDNGGFLPIEVCGPIHGGEVEVDGSVSSQFITGLLLSLPRAESDTTLHVRNAVSTPYLDMTLDTAERFGIEINQRDYEEFYIPGRQHYGATYFSIEGDWSAAAMLLVAGATAGEITVRNVSTLSRQADTAICTALVRAGAAVINEPDAVTAVHRPLQGFEFDATNCPDLFPALAALAAAADGVSTIRGTSRLEYKECNRAEAIREEYGKLGIEVDTSEEDVMRIRGGTIHAARTRSHGDHRMAMSLAVAALRTDGAVEIEGAESVAKSYPRFFEDLEHVRV; encoded by the coding sequence ATGGACAAAACGGTTCCACCGGGCCGCGTCAAAGGCACGCTGACGCCGCCCTGCTCGAAAAGTTATGCACAGCGTGCCCTGGCGGCAGCCCTGCTCTCGGAAGAGCCCACGGTGCTGCGCAATCTGGAGTTCTGCGACGACACCCGTTCGGCGCTGCGCTGCATTGAGACGCTCGGCGCCCGGGTCGAACAGGTCGACCCCACGTCGCTCTCGATCAAGGGAGGGCTGAATCCCCGGGGCAACCGCCTCGACGTCGGGGAATCGGGGCTCTCGACACGGCTGTTCACCCCCGTGGCCTCGCTCTGCCCGACCCCCATCGCCATCGAAGGCCGCGGGTCGCTGCTCAAGCGCCCGATGACGATGATGCTCGACCCGCTGCGGCAGTTGGGCGTCACGGTGCGCGACAACGGCGGGTTCCTGCCCATCGAGGTGTGCGGGCCGATCCACGGCGGAGAGGTCGAAGTCGACGGTTCGGTCTCGTCGCAATTCATCACGGGGCTGCTGCTCTCGCTGCCGCGGGCCGAAAGCGACACCACGCTGCACGTGCGCAACGCCGTCTCGACCCCCTATCTGGACATGACGCTCGACACGGCCGAACGCTTCGGCATCGAGATCAACCAACGCGACTACGAGGAGTTCTACATCCCGGGGCGCCAGCACTACGGCGCCACCTACTTCAGCATCGAGGGCGACTGGAGCGCCGCGGCGATGCTGCTGGTGGCGGGCGCCACGGCCGGGGAGATCACCGTTCGCAACGTCTCGACGCTCTCGAGACAGGCCGACACGGCCATCTGCACGGCCCTCGTGCGGGCCGGTGCCGCGGTGATCAACGAACCGGATGCCGTCACGGCGGTCCACCGCCCGCTGCAGGGCTTCGAATTCGATGCCACGAACTGCCCCGACCTCTTCCCGGCGCTGGCGGCGCTGGCGGCCGCGGCCGACGGGGTGAGCACGATCCGCGGCACGTCGCGCCTGGAGTACAAGGAGTGCAACCGCGCCGAGGCGATCCGCGAGGAGTACGGCAAACTGGGCATCGAGGTCGACACCTCGGAGGAGGACGTGATGCGGATCCGCGGCGGAACGATCCACGCCGCCCGAACCCGGAGCCACGGCGACCACCGCATGGCGATGTCGCTGGCCGTGGCGGCGCTGCGCACGGACGGGGCCGTGGAGATCGAAGGGGCGGAGAGCGTTGCCAAGAGTTATCCGAGATTCTTCGAGGATCTGGAGCATGTCCGGGTGTAA
- a CDS encoding twin-arginine translocase TatA/TatE family subunit → MDHLLFLGNIGAGEIIVLALIVLLLFGGKKIPELMKGLGKGIRSFKDGMNNIEKEIENPDQDTKAGR, encoded by the coding sequence ATGGATCATTTGTTATTTCTCGGCAACATTGGAGCGGGTGAAATCATCGTCCTCGCTTTGATCGTGTTACTGCTCTTCGGCGGCAAGAAGATTCCCGAACTGATGAAGGGACTGGGCAAGGGCATCCGCAGTTTCAAGGATGGGATGAACAATATCGAGAAGGAGATTGAGAATCCTGATCAGGATACGAAAGCGGGCAGATAA
- the prmC gene encoding peptide chain release factor N(5)-glutamine methyltransferase gives MTCRETIDSLTERLSPLYDPREARAIARVLVSERAGIPVSALLTDPGAELRIEGLEQDAERLAGGVPLQYVVGTAEFYGRRFAVREGVLIPRPETEELVDRIVRSERDAQSAPSQQAGEAPGTIRILDVGTGSGCIAASLALELPEAEVFAAEIADEALAVAEENFRRLGARVTLRRADALNGLEAQFPEKFDLIVSNPPYVPASDRAAMHPNVRDHEPAVALFVPDDDPLCFYRAIARAGRRMLRPGGRLWFEIYEHAAEAMRKMLAREGYTDTIVYKDLFDKDRITCSRRK, from the coding sequence ATGACCTGCCGCGAAACCATCGACTCGCTCACCGAACGGCTTTCACCGCTCTACGACCCGCGCGAAGCCCGGGCCATCGCCCGTGTGCTGGTAAGCGAACGGGCCGGGATTCCGGTCTCGGCGCTGCTGACCGATCCCGGAGCCGAGCTTCGGATCGAAGGGCTGGAGCAGGATGCCGAACGGCTGGCAGGCGGGGTTCCGCTGCAATACGTCGTCGGGACGGCCGAATTCTACGGACGCCGGTTTGCGGTACGCGAAGGGGTGCTGATCCCGCGCCCCGAGACCGAGGAGCTGGTCGACCGCATCGTGCGCAGCGAACGCGACGCACAAAGCGCCCCGTCTCAACAGGCCGGAGAAGCCCCCGGCACCATCCGCATTCTGGACGTAGGAACCGGCAGCGGCTGCATTGCGGCCTCGCTGGCGCTGGAACTCCCCGAAGCGGAGGTTTTCGCCGCAGAGATCGCGGACGAGGCGCTGGCCGTGGCGGAGGAGAATTTCCGGAGGCTGGGCGCCCGCGTGACGCTCCGGCGGGCCGATGCCCTCAACGGTCTGGAGGCGCAATTCCCCGAAAAATTCGACCTCATCGTCTCGAACCCGCCCTATGTCCCGGCAAGCGACCGCGCGGCGATGCACCCCAACGTCCGCGACCACGAACCGGCCGTGGCGCTGTTCGTCCCGGACGACGACCCCCTGTGCTTCTACCGCGCCATCGCACGCGCCGGGCGGCGGATGCTGCGGCCCGGCGGGCGGCTCTGGTTCGAGATCTACGAACACGCGGCGGAGGCGATGCGCAAAATGCTCGCCAGGGAGGGTTACACCGATACGATCGTCTACAAGGACCTTTTCGATAAAGACCGGATCACATGCAGCCGACGGAAGTAA
- a CDS encoding peptidoglycan DD-metalloendopeptidase family protein translates to MRRILTLFLLLIPWAEAPAQRLDPDDYIYPILQESRLYSANFGELRPGHFHAGVDIKTDGEVGRPLVAVADGYVSRLSVSGGGYGRAIYLTLRNGTTAVYGHLQRFRDDIEEHVRTERYARRSNGVSLWFEPDVWPVKQGDVIGYSGNSGSSGGPHLHFEIRDTPTQRLYNVVREGVIRPSDNLPPRIMRVHYFEIDTVGGVPVRSTPESYAVVRDAGGHYRLTRNEPVGVGRKGYFVVEVSDRRNGVYNTFGVWRITASLDGKPYFEYRMDGFTHDLSRCSDAVSCYALKIGSRNEVVRLAQLAGAPDLFYPVMEERGVIRTAAGDRHRIRIEAEDDCGNSSSLEFSIEGRGEEFHAMADSAAVALFPGRNSVVRADSEAEIRIQQGSLYEPLFLHPERLDTPQGGSGVVVLSPAYRFLEATTPLRTPALVTIRTQVPRKLQLRTVLAGRGRKGGLYHVGGSYSNGAVTAVTRTTGDLVVVADTLAPAIRPLFTEGANLAEAEALRFRVSDNFSGIASWALRIDGEWVPCDRFPMKGTLAYRFDTPATRRKHAIDLTVRDGCGNTARYTGTFVR, encoded by the coding sequence ATGCGACGAATTCTGACCCTCTTCCTGCTGCTGATCCCTTGGGCCGAGGCTCCGGCCCAGCGGCTCGATCCTGACGACTATATCTACCCGATCCTCCAGGAGTCAAGGCTCTACTCGGCCAACTTCGGCGAACTGCGCCCCGGACACTTCCATGCCGGAGTGGACATCAAGACCGACGGCGAAGTGGGTCGTCCGCTCGTCGCCGTGGCCGACGGTTATGTCTCGCGTCTCTCGGTCTCGGGCGGCGGCTACGGTCGCGCCATCTACCTCACGCTGCGCAACGGCACGACGGCCGTCTACGGCCACCTGCAACGTTTCCGCGACGACATCGAGGAACATGTCCGCACGGAGCGTTATGCCCGCCGCTCGAACGGCGTCAGCCTCTGGTTTGAGCCCGATGTCTGGCCCGTGAAGCAGGGCGACGTGATCGGCTACTCGGGCAACAGCGGTTCGTCAGGTGGCCCGCACCTGCACTTCGAGATCCGCGACACCCCGACGCAACGGCTCTACAACGTCGTCCGCGAAGGGGTCATCCGCCCCTCGGACAACCTTCCGCCCCGCATCATGCGGGTCCACTACTTCGAGATCGACACCGTGGGCGGCGTTCCGGTTCGCAGTACGCCGGAGAGCTACGCCGTGGTGCGCGACGCCGGGGGTCACTACCGTCTGACCCGCAACGAACCCGTCGGCGTAGGGCGCAAGGGCTACTTCGTGGTTGAGGTTTCAGACCGCCGCAACGGCGTCTATAACACTTTCGGGGTGTGGCGCATCACGGCCAGCCTCGACGGAAAGCCCTACTTCGAGTACCGCATGGACGGCTTCACGCACGATTTGTCGCGCTGCAGCGACGCCGTGAGCTGCTACGCCCTCAAAATCGGCTCGCGCAACGAGGTGGTCCGTCTGGCCCAACTGGCCGGAGCCCCCGATCTGTTCTATCCGGTAATGGAGGAGCGCGGCGTAATCCGCACGGCGGCAGGTGACCGCCATCGCATCCGGATCGAGGCCGAAGATGACTGCGGAAACAGCTCGTCACTGGAGTTTTCGATCGAAGGCCGCGGGGAGGAGTTCCACGCCATGGCCGATTCGGCTGCCGTGGCGCTCTTTCCGGGTCGGAATTCCGTCGTGAGGGCCGATTCCGAAGCCGAAATCCGCATCCAGCAGGGATCGCTCTACGAACCGCTCTTCCTGCATCCCGAACGTCTCGACACGCCTCAAGGCGGATCGGGCGTCGTCGTGCTCTCCCCGGCCTACCGGTTCCTCGAGGCGACAACCCCGCTGCGGACTCCGGCGCTCGTGACAATCCGCACGCAGGTGCCCCGGAAGTTGCAGCTCCGCACCGTACTGGCCGGTCGCGGCCGCAAGGGCGGACTCTATCACGTCGGAGGAAGCTACTCGAACGGTGCCGTCACGGCCGTCACCCGCACGACGGGCGATCTGGTCGTCGTGGCCGACACGCTGGCACCTGCGATCCGGCCGCTCTTCACCGAAGGGGCGAACCTTGCGGAAGCGGAGGCGTTGCGGTTCCGCGTCTCGGACAACTTTTCGGGGATTGCGTCCTGGGCGCTCCGCATCGACGGCGAGTGGGTTCCGTGCGACCGTTTCCCGATGAAGGGGACGCTGGCGTACCGCTTCGACACGCCGGCCACCCGCCGCAAGCACGCGATCGACCTCACGGTCCGCGACGGCTGCGGAAATACGGCCCGTTACACGGGGACATTCGTCCGGTAG
- a CDS encoding chorismate synthase, producing MNQYGVNFRLAIWGESHGPQVGITMDGVPAGIPLAEADFEADLARRRSGAAGTTPRREPDLPTIVSGIWNGRTTGAPLTVTFANTNTRSQDYANVERHFRPSHADWVAYRKFDGCNDPRGGGHFSARLTVALVAAGIVAKKMLPERVRFTTRLTEIGGCSDPARFDEVVRTASADRDSVGGVVECRVEGVPAGLGEPFFDSVESCVAHLLFSIPAVKGVEFGSGFAGSRMRGSENNDPIVDAEGHTRTNHAGGINGGITNGNEVVVRAALKPTPSISRPQETYNLTTGRVEALEIRGRHDACVALRGAVVVEAAVAIALADLMKR from the coding sequence ATGAATCAATACGGAGTAAATTTCCGGCTCGCCATCTGGGGCGAGTCGCACGGGCCGCAGGTCGGCATCACGATGGACGGCGTTCCGGCGGGCATTCCGCTCGCAGAGGCCGATTTCGAGGCCGACCTGGCGCGCCGCCGCAGCGGAGCCGCGGGCACGACCCCGCGCCGCGAACCCGACCTGCCGACGATCGTCTCGGGAATCTGGAACGGCCGCACGACCGGCGCGCCGCTGACCGTGACGTTCGCCAATACGAATACCCGCTCGCAGGACTATGCCAATGTCGAGCGCCATTTCCGCCCGTCGCACGCCGATTGGGTGGCCTACCGGAAGTTCGACGGCTGCAACGACCCGCGCGGCGGAGGCCATTTTTCGGCCCGGCTGACCGTGGCGCTGGTCGCCGCAGGGATCGTGGCCAAGAAGATGCTGCCCGAGAGGGTGCGCTTCACGACGCGCCTCACGGAGATCGGCGGCTGCAGCGACCCGGCGCGCTTCGACGAGGTGGTACGCACGGCATCCGCCGACCGCGACTCGGTGGGCGGCGTGGTCGAATGCCGTGTCGAAGGGGTTCCCGCGGGGCTCGGCGAGCCCTTTTTCGATTCGGTCGAGAGTTGTGTGGCCCATCTGCTCTTCTCGATCCCGGCGGTCAAGGGGGTGGAGTTCGGAAGCGGGTTCGCCGGAAGCCGGATGCGGGGTTCGGAGAACAACGACCCGATCGTCGACGCCGAGGGGCATACCCGGACGAACCACGCCGGAGGAATCAACGGCGGCATCACGAACGGCAACGAGGTGGTGGTGCGTGCGGCGCTGAAGCCCACGCCGAGCATCTCCCGCCCGCAGGAGACCTATAACCTCACAACCGGACGGGTCGAAGCACTGGAGATCCGCGGACGCCACGACGCCTGTGTGGCGCTGCGGGGTGCGGTGGTCGTCGAGGCCGCCGTAGCCATCGCCCTGGCCGACCTGATGAAGCGATGA
- a CDS encoding sugar phosphate isomerase/epimerase → MKFRFLLVPCLLLVLGGGLFSCGTAASVGEGTGKEKALKKEVGIQLYSVRDLIGAFGKSQGDYRPVLQQLADMGYTFVEAASYADGKLYGQTPEQFRKDIEAAGLKMLSTHCTVNLTDEELAEGDFTNALKWWDECIAAHKAAGAKYIVIPSMRRLATLNELSTYCRYFNEIGARCNAAGLKLGYHNHSHEFDKIEDRVIYDYLLENTDPDKVFFEMDVYWTVMGQASPVDYFKRYPGRFRLLHIKDRNEVGQSGMVGYDAIFRHAGTAGVENIIVEMEGSSYGDVMRSVRECCDYLLEAPFVKASYAE, encoded by the coding sequence ATGAAATTCAGATTCTTATTGGTCCCATGCCTGCTTCTCGTTCTCGGAGGGGGGCTGTTCTCCTGTGGAACAGCCGCCTCCGTTGGCGAGGGGACTGGGAAGGAAAAGGCCTTGAAGAAGGAGGTGGGGATCCAGCTCTATTCGGTGCGCGACCTGATCGGCGCCTTTGGCAAGAGCCAGGGCGATTACAGGCCCGTGCTGCAGCAGCTCGCTGATATGGGCTATACCTTTGTCGAGGCGGCCAGCTATGCTGACGGCAAACTCTACGGTCAGACCCCCGAGCAGTTTCGCAAGGATATTGAGGCGGCAGGGCTGAAGATGCTTTCCACGCACTGCACGGTCAACCTCACCGACGAGGAACTGGCGGAGGGTGACTTTACGAACGCCCTTAAATGGTGGGATGAGTGCATAGCAGCTCACAAGGCTGCGGGGGCGAAGTATATCGTTATCCCGTCGATGCGCAGACTTGCCACACTCAACGAACTCTCCACTTACTGCCGCTATTTCAACGAGATCGGTGCTCGCTGCAATGCCGCTGGTCTGAAGCTCGGCTATCACAATCACTCACACGAGTTCGACAAGATCGAGGACCGCGTGATATACGACTATCTGCTTGAAAACACGGACCCCGACAAGGTATTCTTCGAGATGGATGTCTATTGGACGGTCATGGGCCAGGCCAGCCCGGTCGACTATTTTAAACGCTATCCGGGTCGTTTCCGTCTGCTGCATATCAAGGATCGCAATGAAGTGGGACAGAGTGGCATGGTCGGTTACGATGCCATTTTCCGTCATGCCGGGACTGCCGGTGTGGAGAACATCATCGTCGAGATGGAGGGATCGAGCTATGGTGACGTAATGCGCAGTGTGCGCGAATGTTGTGACTACTTGCTTGAAGCTCCTTTCGTGAAGGCTTCTTACGCCGAATGA
- a CDS encoding Gfo/Idh/MocA family oxidoreductase, with the protein MANKMSRRKFLKTGAAAALGLTIVPGTVLGKQFGHVAPSDKLNILGVGIGGRGASVLRGLESQNIIGLCDVDWKYAEHVFERYPAAKRYNDYRRMYDELLKSADAVMVATADHTHAIIAADAISAGKHVYVEKPLTHTVYESRLLTKLAAKHKVATQMGNQGASGEGVRKVCEWIWNGEIGEVRRVDTFTDRPIWPQGLARPENDERVPKTMNWDAFIGPAPFRPYNSAYTPWNFRGWWDFGTGALGDMACHILHPVFKALKLGYPTRVQGSSTLLLTESAPNAQHVKFVFPSRDNLPKVAMPEVEVHWYDGGLLPERPAGLEPGKDLNMQGGGAIFYGTKDTLICGCYGVNPYLVSGRVPNAPKMLREIKESHQMDWVRACKEDADDRVPSASDFSEAGPFNEMVVMGVLAVRLQSLNRELLWDGENMRFTNIPDDATIRTVIKDGFHIKDGHPTFDKTWTDPVNAQQFAQELIKHTYRDGWKLPDMPL; encoded by the coding sequence ATGGCAAACAAAATGTCTCGAAGGAAGTTCCTGAAAACAGGAGCAGCGGCCGCCCTCGGCCTGACCATCGTTCCCGGCACGGTGCTGGGCAAGCAATTCGGCCACGTCGCACCGAGCGACAAGCTCAATATCCTGGGTGTAGGTATCGGCGGACGCGGAGCATCCGTTCTGCGCGGGCTGGAGAGCCAGAACATCATCGGACTTTGCGACGTCGACTGGAAATACGCAGAACACGTATTCGAGCGTTATCCCGCCGCCAAGAGGTACAATGACTATCGCCGCATGTACGACGAACTGCTCAAATCGGCCGATGCCGTGATGGTCGCTACCGCGGACCATACGCATGCGATCATTGCCGCAGATGCCATCTCCGCCGGCAAGCACGTTTACGTTGAGAAACCATTGACACACACGGTCTATGAGTCGCGTCTGCTGACCAAACTGGCCGCCAAGCACAAGGTGGCCACACAGATGGGCAACCAGGGAGCTTCGGGAGAGGGGGTTCGCAAGGTTTGCGAATGGATTTGGAACGGCGAGATCGGCGAGGTGCGTCGCGTGGACACCTTCACCGACCGTCCGATCTGGCCGCAAGGACTGGCGCGTCCCGAGAATGATGAGCGGGTGCCGAAGACGATGAATTGGGATGCATTTATCGGCCCGGCTCCATTCCGCCCCTACAACTCGGCCTATACGCCATGGAATTTCCGTGGCTGGTGGGATTTCGGTACGGGAGCACTGGGTGACATGGCCTGCCACATCTTGCACCCGGTCTTCAAGGCGCTCAAACTCGGCTATCCGACGCGCGTACAGGGCAGCTCGACGCTGTTGCTCACCGAGTCGGCTCCCAACGCGCAGCATGTGAAGTTCGTCTTCCCGTCCCGAGACAATCTGCCGAAAGTCGCCATGCCCGAGGTCGAGGTGCACTGGTATGACGGCGGCCTGCTCCCCGAGCGTCCCGCGGGACTGGAGCCCGGCAAGGATCTCAATATGCAGGGTGGCGGCGCTATCTTCTACGGCACGAAAGATACGCTCATTTGCGGTTGCTACGGCGTGAACCCCTATCTCGTATCGGGCCGTGTACCCAACGCTCCGAAGATGCTCCGTGAGATCAAGGAGTCGCACCAGATGGATTGGGTGCGCGCCTGCAAGGAGGATGCCGACGACCGCGTGCCGAGCGCTTCGGACTTCAGCGAGGCGGGGCCATTCAATGAAATGGTTGTGATGGGCGTGCTGGCCGTGCGCTTGCAGAGCCTCAACCGCGAACTCCTCTGGGATGGTGAGAACATGCGCTTTACGAATATCCCGGACGACGCGACGATCCGCACGGTTATCAAGGACGGGTTCCATATCAAGGATGGCCACCCGACCTTTGACAAGACGTGGACCGATCCTGTGAATGCGCAACAGTTCGCTCAGGAGCTCATCAAGCACACCTACCGGGACGGTTGGAAACTGCCCGATATGCCGCTTTGA
- the lptB gene encoding LPS export ABC transporter ATP-binding protein, with translation MRLYTSELVKKYKSRTVVDHVSIDVNQGEIVGLLGPNGAGKTTTFYMIVGLIKPNEGRIFLESDQGQVSELTGLPVYRRAQLGVGYLAQEASVFRRLSVEDNIRAVLEMTDYSKEYQAERVEALIEEFRLQKVRKSLGIQLSGGERRRTEIARAVAINPAFILLDEPFAGVDPIAVEDIQSIVATLKHKNIGVIITDHNVDETLAITDRTYLLYEGKILKTGTAEELAADPMVRKVYLGQHFELKKSHQLTQEMKNRKGEEMRQNAGDDTRKV, from the coding sequence ATGCGCCTTTACACCAGCGAACTGGTCAAGAAATACAAGTCCCGGACGGTGGTCGACCATGTGTCGATCGACGTAAACCAGGGCGAGATCGTCGGGCTGCTCGGCCCCAACGGCGCGGGCAAAACCACCACCTTCTACATGATCGTCGGCCTGATCAAGCCCAACGAGGGGCGGATCTTCCTGGAGAGCGACCAGGGGCAGGTGAGCGAACTGACCGGGCTGCCGGTCTACCGCCGGGCCCAGTTGGGTGTGGGTTATCTGGCGCAGGAGGCGTCGGTATTCCGCCGCCTGTCGGTCGAGGACAACATCCGCGCGGTGCTGGAGATGACCGACTACTCGAAAGAGTACCAGGCCGAACGTGTCGAGGCGCTGATCGAGGAGTTCCGGCTCCAGAAGGTCCGCAAGAGCCTCGGGATCCAGCTTTCGGGCGGCGAGCGCCGCCGGACCGAGATCGCCCGCGCCGTGGCCATCAACCCGGCGTTCATCCTGCTGGACGAACCCTTCGCAGGCGTGGACCCCATCGCCGTGGAGGACATACAGTCGATCGTGGCGACGCTCAAGCACAAGAACATCGGCGTGATCATCACCGACCACAACGTCGACGAGACGCTGGCCATCACCGACCGCACCTACCTGCTCTACGAGGGCAAGATACTCAAGACCGGTACGGCCGAGGAGCTGGCTGCCGACCCCATGGTGCGCAAGGTCTACCTCGGACAGCACTTCGAACTCAAGAAGAGCCACCAGCTGACCCAGGAGATGAAGAACCGCAAGGGCGAGGAGATGCGCCAAAACGCCGGCGACGATACCCGGAAGGTGTAA
- the tatC gene encoding twin-arginine translocase subunit TatC, translating to MEDNQMMTFWGHLEDLRHSLLRVAGVLLVFMIVSFSLMPYLFDHFILAPTTSDFPLYRWLSRLGGGSSFLPDFSNDNYRVEIININVASQFLTHITTSFWFALVLMFPYLIFEIWRFIQPALFASERKSVGAAFSFGTGMFFLGCAVGYFLVFPFTFRFLTEYQLSPMIVNQISLNSYMGNFLMMIFVMGLVFELPLLSWLLSKLGLVNRAFFRKYRKHAVVVLLFLAAVITPSGDPFTLLIVFLPLYLLYELGIRFSRD from the coding sequence ATGGAAGACAACCAGATGATGACATTCTGGGGACATCTTGAGGACTTGCGTCATTCGCTCCTGCGCGTGGCTGGCGTCCTGCTGGTGTTCATGATCGTCAGTTTCAGCTTGATGCCCTACCTGTTCGACCACTTTATCCTGGCGCCTACCACGTCTGATTTCCCGCTCTACCGCTGGTTGTCGCGACTGGGTGGGGGAAGTTCGTTTTTACCCGATTTCAGCAATGACAACTATCGTGTCGAGATTATCAACATTAACGTAGCCTCGCAGTTCCTGACCCATATCACGACGTCGTTCTGGTTTGCGCTGGTGCTGATGTTCCCCTACCTGATTTTCGAAATATGGCGCTTCATCCAGCCGGCGTTGTTCGCTTCGGAGCGCAAGAGTGTGGGGGCGGCCTTTAGTTTCGGTACGGGCATGTTCTTCCTGGGCTGCGCGGTGGGTTATTTTCTGGTTTTTCCCTTCACGTTTCGGTTCCTGACAGAGTACCAGTTGAGTCCGATGATCGTTAATCAGATTTCGCTCAATTCCTACATGGGAAATTTCCTGATGATGATTTTTGTGATGGGGCTGGTTTTCGAACTGCCGTTGCTGTCGTGGTTGTTGTCGAAACTGGGACTTGTGAACAGAGCGTTTTTCCGCAAGTACCGCAAACATGCTGTGGTTGTCCTGTTGTTCCTTGCGGCCGTCATCACGCCGTCGGGCGATCCGTTTACGCTGCTCATCGTGTTCCTGCCGCTGTATCTGCTCTACGAACTCGGCATCCGATTTTCTCGCGACTGA
- a CDS encoding DUF1080 domain-containing protein — MKKTFLFSACALLLVSCGGRNSNKAKNSDAAGTRSESSVPAKPEYTVLENPQVDLASFPKDKDGYYTIFDGKTFNGWRGYGKSDVPSRWTIDNGAIKFNGSGTGEAQTGEGGDLIFAHKFKNFELELEWKVSKGGNSGILYLAQEVATTKDGKQQIEPIYISSPEYQVLDNENHPDAKLGVDGNRKSASLYDMIPAVPQNAKPFGEWNKAKIMVYKGTVIHGQNDANVVEYHLWTPQWTEMLENSKFSPEKWPLAFELLNNCGGENHEGYIGFQDHGDDVWFRNIRVKVLD, encoded by the coding sequence ATGAAAAAGACGTTTTTATTTTCAGCCTGTGCGCTCCTGCTCGTATCCTGCGGTGGCCGGAACAGCAACAAAGCCAAGAATAGCGATGCTGCCGGGACGAGGTCCGAAAGCTCGGTACCGGCCAAACCCGAATACACGGTGCTGGAGAATCCTCAGGTAGACCTGGCCTCGTTCCCGAAGGACAAGGACGGCTATTACACGATCTTCGACGGCAAGACCTTCAACGGATGGCGCGGCTACGGCAAGAGCGATGTGCCCTCACGCTGGACAATCGACAACGGAGCCATCAAGTTCAACGGTTCGGGAACCGGAGAGGCCCAGACCGGTGAAGGCGGCGATTTGATCTTCGCCCACAAGTTCAAGAATTTCGAACTGGAGCTGGAGTGGAAGGTCTCGAAGGGCGGTAATTCGGGTATCCTTTATCTGGCCCAGGAGGTTGCCACGACGAAAGACGGCAAACAGCAAATCGAACCGATCTACATCTCAAGCCCTGAATACCAGGTGCTCGACAACGAAAACCATCCCGATGCCAAACTGGGAGTCGACGGCAATCGCAAGTCGGCATCGCTCTACGACATGATCCCCGCCGTTCCGCAGAATGCCAAACCGTTCGGGGAGTGGAACAAGGCTAAAATCATGGTCTACAAGGGCACTGTCATACACGGGCAGAACGACGCCAATGTCGTTGAATATCACCTCTGGACGCCTCAGTGGACCGAGATGCTCGAAAACAGCAAATTCAGTCCGGAAAAATGGCCGCTGGCATTTGAACTGCTCAACAATTGCGGCGGTGAAAATCATGAGGGCTATATCGGCTTCCAGGATCACGGCGATGACGTCTGGTTCCGCAATATTCGTGTAAAAGTGCTCGATTAG